DNA sequence from the Liolophura sinensis isolate JHLJ2023 chromosome 1, CUHK_Ljap_v2, whole genome shotgun sequence genome:
gtatgtttcgacacatagatttgAAATTTCCCCAGCCTCTTCTGTTCTTGGCTTGACAGTGCTTAGAAAGCTTCTGGGCCATCCTACATGAAGTTTGTAGGGCATATAGCATATAATGTAACATATAGCATATAATGTGACATATAGCATATAATGTGATATATAGCATATAATGTGACATATAGCATACAATGTGACATATACTGAGCTTGCTCCATGATGGATATCTGTGCCTTACACAGAAAAAGTTGTAagtcacttgccaaaggtctaTAGTTTAATACTCTTGGTGTTATGGTTTCCTCTGCACAAAAAGCTGCCTGTCATACATATGAAAAACTAAAGTTGCTTGCAATCCTACAGGACCTATGTACTGACCGTTTCTCTGCGACAGTCTGCTTCTCTTATTTAGAGGTTAGGCTTTTGGACAGGAATGTGGAAAAGACCAATTCTATGGTCATTACTTAAGTCAAACGATCGATCCACGAGTCAGACATTTCATGACATAAACTTGCACCAAGACAAAAACAGGCTAAGCTTTCAATGCTGATTCATTCATATGACCTCTTCATGTCAgtacaatttttatttcagatatatggctaatgtgtatttatacaaaaataatatGGTCGCTGATAGAGGCCATCTTAAttcaggcagcgaaatttggcctgcctgcgaaacccagaaatcggttacgtcttttccgcctcgcctaactgatcattcggttacgccacgtatgtttatcaacccgatcggttacgctaattgtttacgtggtttatgtttcaggcatcattctggatcattaataaaagtattcagctcaatgttatgtttgtttttcttttctatatctagcagctcataccgtaaggttggtgaacaaaagaaagagaaattttacactcacacggtgtttcaacgttgtgtgttgcgtggttggtacttgactcctgtggcacatttttacgtgaaattctgttatacaggcttatatgtttgcaatatgcccagtccaacagtaagtacttccagtaagtgtcattacggtattggggagcgagtttggtatccctgattacagataattaacgcagtttccaacgcacgtggtgtgagtcttatcacagtgatatatatatatatatatatactcgctacagggccgggagagaccttgacgtcacaggcctatgcgtcacaggcctgtgctctaaatcagaacgcagccggtgaggtcccgtgagggttccatcaatctgtacggtagactcgactaatttgggcttgagtagcagttaaactacatgtacatgaaaaggtaaccttgttttatttacttgcgtgatcgtgaaaagataagtcaaaataaataatttgagtattatctcaaagcctgtaaagcatatatgaatgattacatttccatgtgaccagcacaggcagctggctgtggctgaaatcaatgtttctatttttagatgCGTTGccatactggccgcgttgtgattatgaaagctgttcagtccagtttatctgtagttacctaatgcacactgactctaaggacgttctcgttggacagttggcctaaccgattttccggttagccaaattgaaccgcacgtaaccgttgcgcgaccgacggtttcgttcgcgccaaatttcgctgcctgttAATTAATACTGCAACCTTTGTGCCCCTCTGTGCGGAAGGCGCAGAACTTTGCcccaatggtcgtgggtttctcccagactCTGACTgttctcctcccaccataatgctggtcgccgtcgtacaagtgaaatattcttgagtacaacttaaaacaccaatcaaataaataaatcaaatcaaaactggATGCTATCAGTAACAACAGAATGACCTAACAGTCTGGCATGTTAAGACTTCTGGATGTATCTTCTGTCGATCGGAGGTGGTTGATCAGGCACTGTCTGACGTTGATGCTCAAACGTGGAGTAGCCATATTGTCTGTGTGGGATTCCCCTCTGGGTAACCATCCCAGGGGCTGGGAAAGTTCCACCATACCCCTCAACACCTCCAAAACCCACAGACCCTGAGGACCGCCCCAGTAAGGAAGTCCTGTTCTGAGGAGGTGCCCCACGCATGGGCGGATTCTCTACTCCACCATAAGGTGAAGAGTTCTGTCCAAAGCCATAGCTGTTATATTCTTGATACTGCCCAAACTGAGGCATTTCTGGTCCCCCAAACATTGGGGCAGGCAGTTGGGGTTGATAACTGGGAAAACAGTTAGGTCCTTTCCTAAACTGGGGTGGGCCCGCAAACTGTTGAGGCCTCTGACTGGGTGACATCCCTTGTGGGCGGGCCATATGTGGTGGTACAGAAAATCTGTGGGGCATATCCATCCCAGGATGCATCTGTCTTGGGGCTGTGCTAGGGCCACCACACTGAGGGTCTGTGAATGGGCCACGACGTTGGGAGGCTGTGAACGGGCGGCCACCTTGGGGGGCTGTGAATGGGCCACTATCTTGGTAATCTGCAAACCTAGGTCTTTGACGCAGATGCGGGTGGATATTTTGCTGACTGTGAAACTGAGTTGGTGGGTTTTCTTCTCCTAAGGGATAAGAAGAAGACATAAATTTATTCCTGGTTTACTGAAGGTGTCAGTGTCAAAGGACAGTTCCAGGGTAACATCAAGAACCTAGTGATGTAAAGCTGAGGGTCAGTCAACTCAATTTACATATGTAATCTTATTTGTCCAGAGGTTATGATCTCCATTCAATCACTCTGTAGATCTGAACAACACTGGCCTATAAAGAAAACAGATATCTACATCAAGGCTTTAccaatttttcatatatttttcataatgtggttgtatgtgggaaggcctgccaataagctgcagatggtcatgaatatgacccaggctctgccaggtttcctcccaccataatgcttaccactgtcatataagaaATCaagtaaacagataaatataatcattttaatatcTTACCAGTGTAACCATGTTGCCTGTCAGCTTTGTTGCTCATTCCActgctgaaaaaaaacaattacacaCATTCAGTATAATATTGACATATTTGATGCAttaagaatatttttaattCTCCTACTGAATATCTGTGCAAAATTCTCACTGACAAGCTCTCAATAACCAGTCAAAcatgaacatttacctgtgatgTTGACAATACATTCACTTGGGCTTATGTACAGGTAGTTATACAACATTTACCTGTGATGTTGACAATACATTCACCTGTGCTTGTGTTCATACAGTCATATGACATTTACCTGTGATGTTGacgatacatatacatgtacctgtgtacatgtagggtagTGGCATACTACATTTACCTATGTTGCCTACAACGGTTGTTTTGGGGCACTCTCTGGGGCGGCCCTCCCTCAGTACCACTCTCCTCCACCCTTCCGCCCTGACCATGTCTGGATTTTCTGTTCTTGGATTTGGCTTTGCGTTCTTCTTCATCATCGGAATATTCCACAAACTGTCAAATTTCAGGAGAAATTAATAAACACttaacaaaaacattcatataGTTCAATGTAAGAGTAGTTCTCCATCTCACTATGTCCTCAAAATCATTCAACTGGCTGATTCAACTAAAGCATTGCTCTTACTACAAACAAGTGGCCCTGACCAATGTGGTTATGAGCTCATACACACCTGACAATAGCTTGGGTGTGGCCCTAaaatcaggaggtttgccaGATACTGTTAACCCGATAATCAATGAAAATACAGAACCTTACTTGAGCACAATTTACACCATTATCAAATAatgagtaaataagtaaataattaatcaaATGATAAATTTGAACAAACAACAAAAGATAATTAGCTGGATACTTGCTGACAGAACAAGTCCCAGCTCCTACTAgtcccagctacatgtacatcatctggACACTTGGTGACAATTCCAGTCCCAGCTCAAACTTACATGTCAGTCTGAACtaactttgctacatgtatatcatctggACACTTGGTGACAATTCCAGTCCCAGCTCAAACTTACATGTCAGTCTGAGCtaactttgctacatgtatatcatctggACACTTGGGTGGCATTTCCAATCCCAGCTCCTACTTACATGTCAGTCTGTGCtaactttgctacatgtatatcatctggACACTTGGGTGGCATTTCCAGTCCCAGCTCCTTCTTACATGTCAGTCTGAGCtaactttgctacatgtatatcatctggACACTTCGGTGGCAATTCCAGTCCCAGCTCCTACTTACATGTCAGTCTGAACtaactttgctacatgtatatcatctggACACTTCGGTGGCAATTCCAGTCCCAGCTCCTACTTACATGTCAGTCTGAACTAacttggctacatgtatatcatctggACACTTGGGTGGCATTTCCAGTCCCAGCTCCTACTTACATGTCAGTCTGAGCTAACTTTGCTACAGGTATATCATCTGGATACTTGGGTGACAATTCCAGTCCCAGCTCAAACTTACATGTCAGTCTGAACTAacttggctacatgtatatcatctggACACTTGGGTGACAATTCCAGTCCCAGCTCCTACTTACATGTCAGTCTGAACtaactttgctacatgtatatcatctggACACTTGGTGACAATTCCAGTCCTAGCTCCTACTTACATGCCAGTCTGAGCTAACTTTGCTACAGATATATCATCTGGACACTTGGGTGACAATTCCAGTCCCAGCTCAAACTTACATGTCAGTCTGAACTAacttggctacatgtatatcatctggACACTTGGGTGACAATTCCAGTCCCAGCTCCTACTTACATGTCAGTCTGAACtaactttgctacatgtatatcatctggACACTTGGTGACAATTCCAGTCCTAGCTCCTACTTACATGCCAGTCTGAACTAACTTTGCTACAGATATATCATCTGGACACTTGGGTGACAATTCCAGTCCCAGCTCAAACTTACATGTCAGTCTGAGCTAACTTTGCTACAATATATCATCTGGACACTTGGTGACAATTCCAGTCCCAGCTCCTACTTACATGTCAGTCTGAACtaactttgctacatgtatatcatctggACACTTGGTGACAATTCCAGTCCCAGCTCAAACTTACATGTCAGTCTGAGCtaactttgctacatgtatatcatctggACACTTGGGTGGCATTTCCAATCCCAGCTCCTACTTACATGTCAGTCTGTGCtaactttgctacatgtatatcatctggACACTTGGGTGGCATTTCCAGTCCCAGCTCCTTCTTACATGTCAGTCTGAGCtaactttgctacatgtatatcatctggACACTTCGGTGGCAATTCCAGTCCCAGCTCCTACTTACATGCCAGTCTGAGCTAACTTTGCTACAGATATATCATCTGGACACTTGGGTGACAATTCCAGTCCCAGCTCAAACTTACATGTCAGTCTGAACTAacttggctacatgtatatcatctggACACTTGGGTGACAATTCCAGTCCCAGCTCCTACTTACATGTCAGTCTGAACtaactttgctacatgtatatcatctggACACTTGGTGACAATTCCAGTCCTAGCTCCTACTTACATGCCAGTCTGAACTAACTTTGCTACAGATATATCATCTGGACACTTGGGTGACAATTCCAGTCCCAGCTCAAACTTACATGTCAGTCTGAGCTAACTTTGCTACAATATATCATCTGGACACTTGGTGACAATTCCAGTCCCAGCTCCTACTTACATGTCAGTCTGAACtaactttgctacatgtatatcatctggACACTTGGTGACAATTCCAGTCCCAGCTCAAACTTACATGTCAGTCTGAGCtaactttgctacatgtatatcatctggACACTTGGGTGGCATTTCCAATCCCAGCTCCTACTTACATGTCAGTCTGTGCtaactttgctacatgtatatcatctggACACTTGGGTGGCATTTCCAGTCCCAGCTCCTTCTTACATGTCAGTCTGAGCtaactttgctacatgtatatcatctggACACTTCGGTGGCAATTCCAGTCCCAGCTCCTACTTACATGTCAGTCTGAACtaactttgctacatgtatatcatctggACACTTCGGTGGCAATTCCAGTTCCAGCTCCTACTTACATGTCAGTCTGAGCtaactttgctacatgtatatcatctggACACTTGGGTGGCATTTCCAGTCCCAGCTCCTACTTACATGTCAGTCTGAGCtaactttgctacatgtatatcatctggACACTTGGGTGGCATTTCCAGTCCCAGCTCCTACTTACATGCCCGTCTGAGCTAACTTTGCTGTATTATCTGGACACTTTGTCACAGGGCAAGCGCTAGCCTAAATCTGAATGCCATTCTGGACATTTGGCAACATTGCACCTCCCACCTCAAATGTGACAGTTTGCACTAACATTGACATAAAAATGAGGACATATGCAACATACCCTTTCTGGTGGCTCATGGTTGTCTTCCCAGGATGCATCAGAACCTTTAATTCTGAAATAAGCATGTGGAACTGCATTTTGATCAAGCATATGGAACTGACAATTTCCCATCTGACTTCAGCAACAGGTTGTTCCTGAGCTGTAACATTACAACAGTGATATATTTCACCTGCAGCTGTCAGGTACCAGAGGTATTAATGTGCCCGGCAAGGCAGATTTACACtacattcatatttttgtacagtgTCCACTAATTCCTCATCTTATTCGCaaatgaaagatcaactttcagtgcaatttatgccctttattcacttgattttggaaacagacttggttgggttggccgatttcagggcttcacaaaaaagtgtaattttatcagtctacacaaactAATGCTCTCAAAATAcagttaaataaacaccttgaaaacatgcgaaaaggaaTTACAGTgtgttacaaaaatataattaatttattataaataaatccacacatATTATTTTTCATACAACTGAGTGACAAAGGATTGACACAGACACACAGTGTCTGACATGTAAGCAAGACATCAAGGTTCAACCCTGAGTGATGCTACTGGTCAGACATTAACAGTCTTCGTACACTCTCAACAGACACTCTACCCAGGATATTGAATTTCATTGCAGTTTAAAGCAATGCTCaaaagtttttcacttatatggcggagGTAAGTTTCATGGGTGCAGGAATAcaccaacttttggcaagttactgaaacTCTTTCCCACTAGAAGCATCCAATATCCACAGCAGATGGGTGAAAGACAAGGGCAAATAAACATCAGACAGCAAACACTGCCACATGAGTATAGACTTAGTGCACTGATTAATGTGGTCAAGGCATCAGGAACAGTGAAAGTGGACAAttgcccaaggctgggattgaacctgcgATTGATATACAAGGGCCATAACCACTCAATCAGGTCTGTCTTCCCTAAGAAGGACAGGCAAAGTACTGGTCAATGGTTGACCAGGTTTCAGTTTAACATCCATACTTGGAATTCTTTTGTGGGTCAGAGTTATAATCAGATATTAATAGAACACTTGCCCCAGAGATATTCATATAAGAACATTTGTAATACTCTAattattctaatttttgggacatctggtctgctctcTTTaaccaataaacatgtaactgtagcaggaatatttagtttcttttttccacATGATTAGTACATTTAATgaccaacatattcatatctttactttcccaAAAAACTGAAGGAGAAAAGTAATTCTTTGCTTTAAGCACTACTTATATCTGTCCTAAACATTAGGAGAAATAGGGTACACTGACTTACGTCTTGAGTTGGTCTACAAAGACATACTGAGTCAGCTCCGTCTTCCTTGGTGCACAATAAACTTGATGGCCTATTTCTACACCACACTTTTTAATGTCTTCTCCGGAGTTGAAACGTACACTGTACAGGGGAGAGCACACTGGTCCAAACACCTCAAATATCTAGAtgacaaaataaacaagaatTTGCATTTATTAAGCTATTTAATTCATTAAGTGTTTGTCAAACTTAGTTGATTAGATTAGCTTCCTAACTTATACGAAGACTGCAAAACTTGCAGACAAAAAGGTTGACAGAGCCTTGCCGAAACTCTCTGACAGCATTGCCTACTCCTGAGTGGAATACTGGCCGTTTTTGGTACGGAAACAAGTAGACATGATTCTAATTTACACATGTTGTCCTTTATACAGGAGGCAACTGTAACTATAAAGTCATACCTTGCCAAACACTTCTCTGTTTGCTTTGAACAAGATAGAGTCCTCGTTTAAGGCTGGCACACCCGTCTCTGACTTGATAACCACTGAAAACATAGCCAAAAAgctgataatacatgtaacaagttaTTTTCTAGAGAGATTAATAACTGAGAACCATAAATGAGATTTTGGCTCAGGTTAGAACTTGTAATTTAAGAAATTAACATCAGGACGTCTTTGGATGACATAACATTTTCAAATCTACCTTAAGTGTTAAAAATGGCTGAACTGTTTTCATATGATAGCTGTGTAAGTAGAATTAAGCCGTgatcaaacttacatgtacctctacaacCATATTCTTGTTACTAAGTTAATGGGAACAATTCTCAATCCCTGCTTGCAAGAAACAATagaaaacaatgacaacaaatatCTTTACGAAGCAACTGGATGGCAAACAacagaaattaaatttttggaTGATTGTAAACAAGAAATAGAAAAGTGAACCTTCTGGTACATCTTGACCACTGATTAGTAGTGATAGTGGTAAATATTTGATTACCTTCTACTGATAATAAAACTTAACTTGACCATCACAGTTGAGAGTCAT
Encoded proteins:
- the LOC135461589 gene encoding H/ACA ribonucleoprotein complex non-core subunit NAF1-like, whose product is MDSDQSVPDAGELGKCKTEIKVEENHSENKGQIISTELNMEIGNSIQENTEKKTEELETDIVKKEEDVTSFTEDIVNKTAKDISSDDSNTADEKNGNKKVKDESVKSSKGDTEIVSEPKVPEVTTKTEPSLMGYRGDDEESDSESDSSSDDDSSSDMETNVDESSKSDKPETKTSESLNDRSGPKMCQNSLIKSMREEIRTRGEVFPDELPPIEDLTIRVEESEELMTVGKVTGIVDTLVVIKSETGVPALNEDSILFKANREVFGKIFEVFGPVCSPLYSVRFNSGEDIKKCGVEIGHQVYCAPRKTELTQYVFVDQLKTIKGSDASWEDNHEPPERFVEYSDDEEERKAKSKNRKSRHGQGGRVEESGTEGGPPQRVPQNNRCRQHSSGMSNKADRQHGYTGEENPPTQFHSQQNIHPHLRQRPRFADYQDSGPFTAPQGGRPFTASQRRGPFTDPQCGGPSTAPRQMHPGMDMPHRFSVPPHMARPQGMSPSQRPQQFAGPPQFRKGPNCFPSYQPQLPAPMFGGPEMPQFGQYQEYNSYGFGQNSSPYGGVENPPMRGAPPQNRTSLLGRSSGSVGFGGVEGYGGTFPAPGMVTQRGIPHRQYGYSTFEHQRQTVPDQPPPIDRRYIQKS